A single genomic interval of Alligator mississippiensis isolate rAllMis1 chromosome 15, rAllMis1, whole genome shotgun sequence harbors:
- the LOC132245724 gene encoding beta-keratin-related protein-like, with the protein MFPSFPPVFQANLHCRNMSSYGQLISSRCYNPCEVTCPRPYADAWNEPCVTSCGDSRAVVYPPPVAITFPGPILASCPQESYVGTSEPQCIGGPYTAGGYLGYRGSVGTGYSYPSYSRQLNRYRYGGCGPC; encoded by the coding sequence AtgttcccctctttccctcctgtgTTTCAGGCCAACCTCCACTGCAGGAACATGTCTTCCTACGGACAGCTGATCAGCTCCCGCTGCTACAACCCCTGTGAGGTGACCTGCCCGCGGCCATATGCCGATGCCTGGAACGAGCCCTGCGTGACATCCTGCGGTGACTCCAGAGCCGTGGTCTACCCACCCCCAGTGGCCATCACCTTCCCCGGACCCATCCTCGCCTCGTGCCCCCAGGAGAGCTACGTGGGCACCTCAGAACCCCAGTGCATTGGCGGCCCATACACTGCCGGCGGCTACCTGGGGTACAGAGGCTCAGTGGGCACCGGGTACTCCTACCCCTCCTATTCCCGTCAGCTCAACAGATACCGCTATGGAGGCTGTGGGCCATGCTAA